A genomic stretch from Ooceraea biroi isolate clonal line C1 chromosome 3, Obir_v5.4, whole genome shotgun sequence includes:
- the LOC105276913 gene encoding uncharacterized protein LOC105276913 isoform X2, which translates to MNVPLFPQPPTVRVVGTPHSDVPDVATLPRAPATPAVVVPRVHGRHAVPVPSSRKRRRVCRNLVHPRVKNAARRRVTEFCVRMTERHAKNDERDDDDDDVVCGIDTPSRISRINTEISPRLKNGVIRTKWTKSVAVQTIEGLPLRLRVLPSLRDIEEDNGSTLDPMKSSRVWKYLRFLGRLSLSQFGLLWLLVTWTVAGAAAFCATEGPREREQVVSLKNMQKDLAVGLATELRQLRAEQDQNVEPLWSNKVRQYVAKHEERLLIAISSGYGEGGNSGQLWTFPGCVLFAISLITTLGFGAPVPRTTAGRTVGVIFAAIGIPAHFLLVLNFGLMVAVHLQKFALARRGVRLDHAESSVSMPMPTWVKILPFVFSVAYYILGVLCFGIARSRPIAASLLFPLDFTAAGGLSTTVGHVRILYGLYLEGAVSIAAIMVAVLRVSATQSLTNIGLKYGLLIEA; encoded by the exons ATGAACGTGCCCCTTTTCCCGCAACCACCGACCGTCAGGGTCGTCGGGACGCCCCACAGTGACGTGCCGGACGTCGCAACGCTGCCACGCGCTCCGGCGACGCCTGCCGTCGTTGTACCGCGTGTACACGGACGACATGCCGTACCCGTGCCGTCCTCCAGGAAGCGACGTCGCGTCTGCAGGAACTTGGTCCATCCGCGGGTCAAGAATGCCGCTCGTCGCCGTGTCACTGAGTTTTGCGTGAGGATGACGGAGCGTCACGCGAAAAACGATGAgagggacgacgacgacgacgacgtcgtttGCGGCATCG ACACACCAAGCCGAATAAGCCGAATAAACACGGAGATCTCGCCTCGCTTGAAAAACGGCGTGATACGGACGAAATGGACAAAATCGGTGGCTGTTCAGACCATAGAAGGATTGCCGTTGCGACTGAGGGTCCTGCCGTCTCTCAGGGACATCGAGGAGGACAATGGCAGTACCTTGGATCCGATGAAGTCTTCGAGAGTCTGGAAGTACCTGAGATTCTTAGGACGATTGTCGTTGTCGCAATTTG GACTTCTGTGGCTGCTTGTAACGTGGACAGTAGCAGGCGCGGCGGCCTTTTGCGCCACGGAGGGTCCCCGTGAGCGTGAACAAGTCGTGTCGCTAAAGAATAtgcagaaggacctggcagttGGTCTAGCAACCGAACTACGCCAGTTACGGGCAGAGCAGGACCAGAACGTGGAACCGCTGTGGAGCAACAAAGTTCGCCAATACGTGGCCAAGCATGAAGAACGCCTTCTGATCGCTATTAGTTCCGGTTACGGTGAAGGCGGCAACAGCGGCCAGCTATGGACGTTTCCAGGTTGCGTGTTGTTCGCCATATCGCTAATCACCACTTTAg GTTTCGGGGCGCCGGTTCCGCGAACCACCGCCGGTCGCACAGTAGGGGTAATTTTCGCTGCGATCGGCATCCCCGCGcacttcctcctcgtcctgaATTTCGGTCTGATGGTAGCCGTTCATCTGCAAAAATTCGCGCTCGCCAGACGCGGTGTGCGACTTGATCACGCGGAATCCAGCGTCTCCATGCCGATGCCGACGTGGGTGAAAATCCTGCCGTTTGTTTTTTCAG TCGCTTACTACATTTTGGGGGTACTGTGTTTCGGCATAGCGCGATCGAGGCCGATCGCGGCGAGCTTGCTGTTCCCACTGGACTTCACGGCGGCGGGTGGTCTTTCCACTACCGTCGGCCACGTGCGTATATTGTACGGTCTGTATTTGGAAGGAGCTGTTAGCATTGCGGCAATAATGGTGGCTGTGCTGCGAGTATCGGCGACGCAAAGCCTCACGAACATTGGACTGAAATACGGCCTGCTGATTGAAGCTTAA
- the LOC105276914 gene encoding beta-1,4-glucuronyltransferase 1 isoform X1 translates to MRSLARRLLVWPMLVLSLLVAGRLLFGRDVRLPTTTLIFHDDTLIPVGNHVNLPQDADPPAYAAGIYMAGQQPRNGSACRWYYGLPDVLSYPPFRLTWTPEIGEKSPYRVLPFVVRGAAEATDRLPQVTLSTHATADQVYGIVELARRWEGPLSLAVFAPGLDAGLAVAQLDRACRCEPAMYKVSVHLVFPAGRPPALGAIGHTRDDCAASDLQGRQAETERKRRGMTYPINVARNVARIAANTSRVLVSDIELLPSARLASGFMEMVRQRPPKVGVVFVVPVFEIASNEPPPTTKRELLAACRAGLAVYFHRYAWIYNSRVLILDLSTFCRCDNRNATPAASTVRKRRYANGIVRGRFLCPHCQRFPGLTRWMIRPDPNKVRPLIVTRREYPHHRWEPVFIGTRDDPLYTEEMSWEGKQDKMAQMFEMCLLNYRLVVLDGAFLVHTPGIKRKTRKINATVQEFFRPHERRNARIYQRVIKRLIKRYPINRRCAQ, encoded by the exons ATGCGCAGCCTCGCTCGCAGGCTACTAGTATGGCCGATGTTGGTACTGTCCCTGCTGGTGGCCGGCCGTCTGCTGTTTGGCCGTGATGTTCGACtgccgacgacgacgctcATCTTTCATGATGATACTCTGATCCCGGTTGGCAACCACGTAAACTTACCGCAGGATGCTGATCCGCCTGCTTATGCGGCTGGTATTTACATGGCGGGTCAACAACCGCGTAATGGAAGTGCCTGCAGGTGGTACTACGGTCTGCCGGATGTTCTCTCCTATCCGCCGTTCAGGCTCACCTGGACTCCCGAAATCGGGGAGAAGAGTCCCTACAG GGTCCTGCCGTTCGTGGTGCGCGGCGCCGCCGAAGCGACGGACAGGTTGCCCCAAGTCACGCTGTCCACACACGCCACCGCCGATCAGGTTTATGGGATTGTGGAGCTGGCCAGACGGTGGGAGGGACCGCTCAGCCTGGCGGTGTTCGCGCCAGGCCTCGACGCTGGCCTCGCTGTCGCTCAGCTTGATCGGGCCTGTCGGTGCGAGCCTGCCATGTACAAG GTTTCCGTCCATCTGGTGTTTCCGGCCGGTCGACCGCCCGCCTTGGGTGCAATCGGTCACACCCGGGACGATTGCGCCGCGTCCGATCTTCAGGGGCGGCAAGCCGAGACCGAGAGGAAACGCAGGGGCATGACGTATCCCATCAACGTCGCCCGGAACGTAGCTAGGATAGCGGCGAACACGTCTCGCGTCCTGGTGTCGGACATCGAGCTGCTACCGAGCGCTCGGCTAGCCTCCGGCTTCATGGAGATGGTGCGCCAGCGTCCGCCCAAGGTCGGCGTGGTCTTCGTCGTGCCCGTCTTCGAGATAGCGTCCAACGAACCGCCGCCGACGACGAAGCGTGAACTCCTCGCTGCCTGCCGGGCTGGCTTGGCAGTGTACTTCCACAGGTATGCGTGGATCTACAACTCACGCGTCCTAATTTTAGATCTATCGACTTTCTGCCGTTGTGACAATCGCAACGCAACACCTGCTGCGTCGACGGTACGTAAAAGACGGTACGCTAACGGAATCGTCCGTGGCAGGTTCCTCTGCCCGCACTGCCAGAGGTTTCCCGGATTGACCAGGTGGATGATCAGGCCGGATCCGAACAAAGTGCGCCCGTTGATTGTCACCAGGAGGGAATATCCGCATCACAGATGGGAGCCGGTTTTCATCGGCACGCGGGACGACCCGCTCTACACGGAAGAGATGTCCTGGGAAGGGAAGCAGGACAAGATGGCCCAG ATGTTCGAGATGTGCCTCCTGAATTATCGGCTGGTCGTGCTCGACGGTGCCTTCTTAGTGCACACTCCGGGAATCAAGCGGAAAACGCGCAAGATCAACGCGACCGTGCAGGAGTTCTTCCGGCCACACGAGAGGAGGAACGCGAGGATCTACCAGCGCGTGATAAAGCGCCTGATTAAGCGATACCCGATCAACCGTAGATGCGCACAGTGA
- the LOC105276913 gene encoding uncharacterized protein LOC105276913 isoform X1, which yields MNVPLFPQPPTVRVVGTPHSDVPDVATLPRAPATPAVVVPRVHGRHAVPVPSSRKRRRVCRNLVHPRVKNAARRRVTEFCVRMTERHAKNDERDDDDDDVVCGIDITDTPSRISRINTEISPRLKNGVIRTKWTKSVAVQTIEGLPLRLRVLPSLRDIEEDNGSTLDPMKSSRVWKYLRFLGRLSLSQFGLLWLLVTWTVAGAAAFCATEGPREREQVVSLKNMQKDLAVGLATELRQLRAEQDQNVEPLWSNKVRQYVAKHEERLLIAISSGYGEGGNSGQLWTFPGCVLFAISLITTLGFGAPVPRTTAGRTVGVIFAAIGIPAHFLLVLNFGLMVAVHLQKFALARRGVRLDHAESSVSMPMPTWVKILPFVFSVAYYILGVLCFGIARSRPIAASLLFPLDFTAAGGLSTTVGHVRILYGLYLEGAVSIAAIMVAVLRVSATQSLTNIGLKYGLLIEA from the exons ATGAACGTGCCCCTTTTCCCGCAACCACCGACCGTCAGGGTCGTCGGGACGCCCCACAGTGACGTGCCGGACGTCGCAACGCTGCCACGCGCTCCGGCGACGCCTGCCGTCGTTGTACCGCGTGTACACGGACGACATGCCGTACCCGTGCCGTCCTCCAGGAAGCGACGTCGCGTCTGCAGGAACTTGGTCCATCCGCGGGTCAAGAATGCCGCTCGTCGCCGTGTCACTGAGTTTTGCGTGAGGATGACGGAGCGTCACGCGAAAAACGATGAgagggacgacgacgacgacgacgtcgtttGCGGCATCG atattacaGACACACCAAGCCGAATAAGCCGAATAAACACGGAGATCTCGCCTCGCTTGAAAAACGGCGTGATACGGACGAAATGGACAAAATCGGTGGCTGTTCAGACCATAGAAGGATTGCCGTTGCGACTGAGGGTCCTGCCGTCTCTCAGGGACATCGAGGAGGACAATGGCAGTACCTTGGATCCGATGAAGTCTTCGAGAGTCTGGAAGTACCTGAGATTCTTAGGACGATTGTCGTTGTCGCAATTTG GACTTCTGTGGCTGCTTGTAACGTGGACAGTAGCAGGCGCGGCGGCCTTTTGCGCCACGGAGGGTCCCCGTGAGCGTGAACAAGTCGTGTCGCTAAAGAATAtgcagaaggacctggcagttGGTCTAGCAACCGAACTACGCCAGTTACGGGCAGAGCAGGACCAGAACGTGGAACCGCTGTGGAGCAACAAAGTTCGCCAATACGTGGCCAAGCATGAAGAACGCCTTCTGATCGCTATTAGTTCCGGTTACGGTGAAGGCGGCAACAGCGGCCAGCTATGGACGTTTCCAGGTTGCGTGTTGTTCGCCATATCGCTAATCACCACTTTAg GTTTCGGGGCGCCGGTTCCGCGAACCACCGCCGGTCGCACAGTAGGGGTAATTTTCGCTGCGATCGGCATCCCCGCGcacttcctcctcgtcctgaATTTCGGTCTGATGGTAGCCGTTCATCTGCAAAAATTCGCGCTCGCCAGACGCGGTGTGCGACTTGATCACGCGGAATCCAGCGTCTCCATGCCGATGCCGACGTGGGTGAAAATCCTGCCGTTTGTTTTTTCAG TCGCTTACTACATTTTGGGGGTACTGTGTTTCGGCATAGCGCGATCGAGGCCGATCGCGGCGAGCTTGCTGTTCCCACTGGACTTCACGGCGGCGGGTGGTCTTTCCACTACCGTCGGCCACGTGCGTATATTGTACGGTCTGTATTTGGAAGGAGCTGTTAGCATTGCGGCAATAATGGTGGCTGTGCTGCGAGTATCGGCGACGCAAAGCCTCACGAACATTGGACTGAAATACGGCCTGCTGATTGAAGCTTAA
- the LOC105276914 gene encoding beta-1,4-glucuronyltransferase 1 isoform X2, whose amino-acid sequence MRSLARRLLVWPMLVLSLLVAGRLLFGRDVRLPTTTLIFHDDTLIPVGNHVNLPQDADPPAYAAGIYMAGQQPRNGSACRWYYGLPDVLSYPPFRLTWTPEIGEKSPYRVLPFVVRGAAEATDRLPQVTLSTHATADQVYGIVELARRWEGPLSLAVFAPGLDAGLAVAQLDRACRCEPAMYKVSVHLVFPAGRPPALGAIGHTRDDCAASDLQGRQAETERKRRGMTYPINVARNVARIAANTSRVLVSDIELLPSARLASGFMEMVRQRPPKVGVVFVVPVFEIASNEPPPTTKRELLAACRAGLAVYFHRFLCPHCQRFPGLTRWMIRPDPNKVRPLIVTRREYPHHRWEPVFIGTRDDPLYTEEMSWEGKQDKMAQMFEMCLLNYRLVVLDGAFLVHTPGIKRKTRKINATVQEFFRPHERRNARIYQRVIKRLIKRYPINRRCAQ is encoded by the exons ATGCGCAGCCTCGCTCGCAGGCTACTAGTATGGCCGATGTTGGTACTGTCCCTGCTGGTGGCCGGCCGTCTGCTGTTTGGCCGTGATGTTCGACtgccgacgacgacgctcATCTTTCATGATGATACTCTGATCCCGGTTGGCAACCACGTAAACTTACCGCAGGATGCTGATCCGCCTGCTTATGCGGCTGGTATTTACATGGCGGGTCAACAACCGCGTAATGGAAGTGCCTGCAGGTGGTACTACGGTCTGCCGGATGTTCTCTCCTATCCGCCGTTCAGGCTCACCTGGACTCCCGAAATCGGGGAGAAGAGTCCCTACAG GGTCCTGCCGTTCGTGGTGCGCGGCGCCGCCGAAGCGACGGACAGGTTGCCCCAAGTCACGCTGTCCACACACGCCACCGCCGATCAGGTTTATGGGATTGTGGAGCTGGCCAGACGGTGGGAGGGACCGCTCAGCCTGGCGGTGTTCGCGCCAGGCCTCGACGCTGGCCTCGCTGTCGCTCAGCTTGATCGGGCCTGTCGGTGCGAGCCTGCCATGTACAAG GTTTCCGTCCATCTGGTGTTTCCGGCCGGTCGACCGCCCGCCTTGGGTGCAATCGGTCACACCCGGGACGATTGCGCCGCGTCCGATCTTCAGGGGCGGCAAGCCGAGACCGAGAGGAAACGCAGGGGCATGACGTATCCCATCAACGTCGCCCGGAACGTAGCTAGGATAGCGGCGAACACGTCTCGCGTCCTGGTGTCGGACATCGAGCTGCTACCGAGCGCTCGGCTAGCCTCCGGCTTCATGGAGATGGTGCGCCAGCGTCCGCCCAAGGTCGGCGTGGTCTTCGTCGTGCCCGTCTTCGAGATAGCGTCCAACGAACCGCCGCCGACGACGAAGCGTGAACTCCTCGCTGCCTGCCGGGCTGGCTTGGCAGTGTACTTCCACAG GTTCCTCTGCCCGCACTGCCAGAGGTTTCCCGGATTGACCAGGTGGATGATCAGGCCGGATCCGAACAAAGTGCGCCCGTTGATTGTCACCAGGAGGGAATATCCGCATCACAGATGGGAGCCGGTTTTCATCGGCACGCGGGACGACCCGCTCTACACGGAAGAGATGTCCTGGGAAGGGAAGCAGGACAAGATGGCCCAG ATGTTCGAGATGTGCCTCCTGAATTATCGGCTGGTCGTGCTCGACGGTGCCTTCTTAGTGCACACTCCGGGAATCAAGCGGAAAACGCGCAAGATCAACGCGACCGTGCAGGAGTTCTTCCGGCCACACGAGAGGAGGAACGCGAGGATCTACCAGCGCGTGATAAAGCGCCTGATTAAGCGATACCCGATCAACCGTAGATGCGCACAGTGA